A stretch of DNA from Thermodesulfobacteriota bacterium:
CGGTATCTCCTGCTTTATTTCGGACGATATTGAAGCCGCGCGCAGTGCCGCGAGGCGGACGCTCTCCGTCTATGCGTCGAGGTTCCCGGCTTACAGGCGTGTCGTGAAGAACAGCGGCTTCGGGGAGGTCACCGAAAACATAGACGCCGGGGTCGACCTCGCCCGGGCTGTGTCGGATGAATTCCTGGACGCCGTCGCCCTCGTCGGCCCCGCCGAAAGATGCCGCGAAAAGCTGGAAGAGTGGCGGGATATCGGGGTCAGCCTGCCTGTCATAGTTCCGTACGCGGTCGGAAATCAGTCGGACGTCGAGGTTATGTGCAATATGGTCGATGCATTGGGGTAGTCTTGCTTATGGTTCTCAATCGAAGTGCGGCTGCTCCCATCACTTCGACGGGCTCGGTATCTTGAAGAACATCGTGTAGAGGACGGGGACCACGACGAGCGTAAGCACAGTCGCAATAAGAAGGCCGAACATTATCGTGACGGCCATGGACACGAAGAAGGCGTCCTGGAGAAGGGGTATCATGCCGAGTATGGTCGTCGCGGCGGCCATCATCACGGGGTTAAGCCTGCTGACCCCGGAGTCGACTACGGACAGGTATTTGTCCTTCCCGCTTTTGATCTCGCTGTCTATCTGGTCTATGAGCACGATGGCGTTCTTGATGAGCATGCCCGACAGGCTCAAAAGGCCGAGAAGCGCCATGAACCCGAACGGCTGCTTGAATATGAGGAGCCCGGCCGTAACGCCGATTATCGAAAGCGGGACCGTGAGCCATATAATGAGAGGCTGCCGTACGGAGTTAAAGAGGAAAACCACTACCAGCACCATCATCCCGAAGAATATGGGCAGCTTCGTCGCGAGCCCCGCGTTCGCGCGGGCGGAGTCTTCGGCTTCGCCCCCCCATGCGATGTAGTAGCCGGGCATTCCCCTGAGGGGAAGCATGTCGGCGTCCCTTACCGGTATGACGTCGTGTGTGAAATCCTTGAACGGGTCGTCTTCGGGGCCGAAGTCCTTCCCGGTGACCTTTCCCACGTCCACGTTAAGCGCCTTTTCGATCTCGGGCTTTACGCGCGCCATGAGCTCGCTCGGGAGCTCCGTCCTCGGGTCGGCGTGGATCTTGATCATCGTCATGCGGTCGCGCCGCCCGATGTTGGCGTCTTCGGTTTCGGTGTCGAAGCCGGAAACCACCTGTCCTATTGGAATCATCCTCCCGGCCGCCGGGCTCCAGACCTGGAGGCTCTGTATGGTGTCGAGGTCGAGCCTTTCGTCCTCGGGCGCCCTCGCGATTATCGGGAGGAGCTGGCCCTCGAACGCGGCCTTGTCCCTGTAGACGCCGGTAGTCGTCCCGGAGAAGGATTCCTGGAACACCTTCGCCACGTCGGGCCTCGAAATGCCGAGCTGGCTCGCCTGCGCCTCTTCGAGCCGGGGCCTCACGACCTTGAGCTTCTCCTTCCATTCGTCCCTGACGGCCTTGGCCTGGGGGTCGGATTTCAGTATTTCCTTGGCGGCCCCGGCAAGCTCTCGCAGTACGGTCCTGTCGGGGCCGTAAATCCTGAGCTGTATCTTTCCGCCTTCTCCCGGCCCGAGAAGGAACTTCCTTACGTTCACGACGGCGTTTGGCAGAAGGTTCTCGAGGTCCGTCTGGGCCTTGTTGTATATATTGTCTATGACGCCATATTCCTCGACTGAGGCAAGGATCACGGCGAAGCTCGGCGAGGCCTTGCCAGGGACGTAAGTGAGAAGGAACCTCGGATCGCCGCCCCCTATCTCGCTCGTTACGTCTGTCACTCCTTCGATGCCCCTGAGATACTCTTCGGCCTTTTCGAGCTCTTTGGCGGTGTCCTGTATCCTGTATCCTTCGGGGAAGTAGACTTCGACGAAGAACTGGGGCCTCGTAGCGGTCGGGAAAAACATCGTCTTTACGAATCCGAACCCTATAAGCGACAGTATGAAGATCCCGACGACCGCACCGATCGTTATGTAGCGGAACCTTATCGCGGCGACGAGCAGCTTCTTGTAGGCCTGGAAGAAGCCGCCGGCGTAGGGGTCCCTGGCGGGCTCGTCGCCCTTCGTGTCCTTGCCCTTGAGGAAGTACTTGCACATGAGCGGCGTTATGGTGACGGCCGTCACCCAGCTAAACATGAGCGATATGAGGATGACCTGAAACAGGCTCCTGCAGTACTCGCCGGTGCTGTCCTTGGAAGTCCCTATGGCGGCGAAGGCCAGGACGGCTACGACGGTAGCGCCCAGAAGGGGCATGGCCGTCTGGCCGACTATCTCGCGGGCCGCCTTTACGGCGTCTTCCCCCTGCTCCATTTTTATTTTCATGCCGTCGACGACCACTATGGCGTTATCGACGAGCATCCCGAGGGCTATGATGAGGGCCCCGAGAGATATCCTTTCGAGCGTGATGCTCCACATGCCCATGAAGACGAATGTGCCGCAAATAGTGATGAAGAGGACGGCGCCGATGATAAGGCCGCTCCTGAGTCCCATTGCGAAAAGAAGCACTACCACGACTATGATAATCGCCTCTACGAGGTTTACGACGAAGCCGTTTATGGCCTGGGTCACGGATTCGGACTGGAGCGATATCACTTCGAGCTCCATTCCGAGCGGGACCAGCGGCTCGAGCTCCTTTATCTTCTCGTCTATCTGCTCGCCCATCGTGACGACGTTACCGCCGAGCACCGTGGATATGGCGAGCCCTATGGCGGGCTTGCCGTTGTACCTGAGCATGTTCCTGGGCGGGTCCTTGTAGCCTCTTCTTACATCGGCGACGTCCCTCAGGTAGACGAGGCTGTCGCCCCCGCGGCTGCTTATGAGGAGGTCTCCGAACTGGTCCACGGACGTGAACTCGCCCGTCGGGTTTATCGGGAAATATTCCTTGCCGACGTCTATAGTGCCCGCGTCGGCCGGGAGATTCTTCGCACGGAGGGCGTTGTATATATCGAACTGCGATATTTCGAGGGCGGCCATCTTGGAGCGCGACATCTCGACGTAGACGGCCTCGGGCTGCTCGCCGTAAAGGACTATCTTCTTCACGTCGTCCACGAGGAGGAGCTCGCGCTTTAGAAGGTCGGCGTAATCCTTTAACTCGGCGTATGTGTATCCCTCGCCGGTGATCGCCAGATAAACCCCGTACACGTCGCCGTAATCGTCGTTTACTATAGACGGTCCCGCGCCGGGGGGGAGCTGCGACTGGTAGTCGTTAACCTTGCGCCTGAGCTCGTCCCATACCTGGGGCAGGCTGTTCTTGTCGTACTCGTCCTTTATTACGGCCTTCACGGTCGAGAGGCCGCGTGATGAAGTCGATTCGACGCGTTTAAGCTGCCCCATTTCCTGGACCGCCTTCTCTATGACGTTCGTGACCTCTTCCTCGACCTCGGCCGCGGTGGCCCCGGGGTAGGGGGTAAGGATTATCGCTTCCTTGATCGTGAACTCGGGGTCTTCCAGGCGGGGCAGGCCGCGGAAGGATTGAATCCCGAGATAGATGCATACGATCGTGAGCGTAATCGTAATTACGCTTTTTTTGATAGAATATTCGGCTATGTTCATATCGAGGACCTTCTTGCGAAGGCGTCAGTCCATCAGTGTTACCTGCATTCCTTCCCTTAGCTGCGCGGTTCCGGATACGACGACCATATCGCCCGCCTTCAGTCCGCCGAGTATTTCTATGTCCCCCTCCCCCGTGACAGAGCCGACCTTGACCTTTCTTTTCCGTACGGTCCGGTCGTTCTGATCCACCACCCAGACGTATTGATCCGGCCCGTCGCCGGGAACGACCGCTATGGCCGGGATAATGAAATATCCGCCGTTATTGTTTCCGTTTGTCTTCGCCTCGGCGTGCACCTGTGCGGTCATGCCCGGGAGCACCCTTATCGTATCCGGCTGGTCCATGCTGAGGGTCGCCCTGTAGGTTTGCGTGCGCGGGTCGGCCTGTGCGCTCACCTCTTTTACGGTGAGCGGGAATTCTTCGCCCGGCGCGGACCTGAACGTCGCGTAGAGCCTGACGAGGTCTCCGACCTTGACCGAAGAAAGTATGTTTTCGGGGAGGTCTATTACTATTTCGACCGTCGTAAGGTCCTGGAGGCTGAGGATGTTCTCGAACGGCCTCACCTCCTGGTAGTTTTGCACGTACTTGGCGCCGATGTAGCCGCTGTAGGGGGCTTTGAGGGTAGTGTAGTCGAGGTTGGCCCCGGCGTAGTCGAGCCTGGCTTTGGCGGTGTCCCTCTTCGCTCGCCTGACGTCGAGGTCGGCTACCGCCACGGCGTCCCTTTCGTAAAGGTCCCTGTACCTGTTGTAGTCGGCTACCGCTTCGACGTACTGGGCGTACGCCTCGTCGTAGGCTATCTGGTAATCCCTGGGGTCGAGCCTGGCGAGGAGCTGGCCTTTTTTCACCTGGTCGCCCTCGTTTACGGGAAGCTCGACGAGCGGCCCCTGGACCCTGAAGGAAAGGTTTACCCTTTGGGAGCCCTGCACCTTGCCCGGAAAGCTCCTGCCCGTACCCTGATCGCCGCCGAGTGTTATCGTCTTTACGGGTCTTACGACGGGGACTTCCGGCGTGGATTCCTCTTCGCCCCCGCAGGCCGAAAGCGCCGCGAGGGCGGCAATGAACAGGACTGTGCACATTCCGGTAAGATTTTTAGCGGCTCTCATATTTTATCCTCGTAACGTCCTTCATGGTTATCCCCGCGCCCGGCTCATTCCCCCCTGACGTCTACCCCGGCCGTCTCGTAATACTGCTCCAGGTTCCTGAAAAACTCCTCCCTGTCCTCGACCGTGGTGAAGAAATCGAACTTCCCCGAAGCCCTCTGGACGTTCATCAGGTCTATGAGGAAGTTGTAAACGGCGTTGGCCGCGTTAAGCTCGGCAGAGAGGGCGGCGTTCTGCGCGTCGAGGAGGTCGATTATGGACGCGACGCCCCGGGAGTAGGAGTCGGTGACTATGTCGAGGTTCTTCTTCGCCGCGTCGACAGCGTCGAGCGCGAACCCTATGCTCGGATACGAAGCCCCCGCATTGTTGAGGGACGTTCTTATACTCTCTTCGACCCTTTCGGACGTGGACTCTTTTTCGTAGGTGAGCTTCGACAGCTCGCTCCTCGCCTTCCTGTAGTCGGCTATCTTCGCCCCCCCGGTGAACAGGGGAAACGAGGCCTGGAGCTGGATTACCCAGTCGGTATCGTCCGTTCTGGGCAGGTCGAGCGGGAACCCCGGGGGGAGGTCGATGCTGCTTCCGGCCCCGCCCTCGTAGACGAACTGCCGGAGCTCGCCGAAGGCGACTATCGTGGGCGACCAGAATGCCCGCCTCGTGGAGGTCAGAATCCTGTTCTGCGCTTCCATCTGCGAGTTTATCGCCTGTATGGCCGGGGACCGGACGAGCCCCCTGGAGACGACGAAGTCCATGAATATGCGGAAGGTTTCAGGCGTGTTCAGGTATTTCCGGAGCCGGGGGTCGCTCACGAGGAGGGACGGGTCGTCGAGCCCCGTCTCGACTGTCGTGAACGCCTCGCCCTGCGGCCTGTGGAGGAGCCTGTTGACCAGTATTTCGGTGTTCTTTCTCTGCGCCTCGGCGTTTACGACCTCTATCCTGTCGGACGAAATCCGGCTCTCCCACCTGTATACCTCGGCCGGGCTCGCGACGCCGATGTCGCGCCTTATCCTGGCGATGCCGAGGTTCGATTTGGAGAGCTTCAGGTTTTCCTTCTGTATGTTCTCGATCGTTTTAGCCCTGAGGACGTTCAGGTATCCGATGGACGTCGCGGCGATTATGTCGAGCTCGATTTCGTCCCTCGTGAACTCCCTCGATTCCTGGATCCTCTTTTGCACCGTGAGATTGGACCACGCTTTTTCGGAGTATATGAGCTGACGCAGGTTGCCGCCGACGCTTATGTCCCTCTGCGGCTGCGTTCCGAGGCTGGCCTCGGCCCTGTCCTTGTCTATGTAGGTGTTGTCGACGAATATGTCGGACTGTGGCAGAAGCTGCGCCAGCGCGAGCCTGACGTCCTGGGCCCCGGCCGCCACGAACTCGCCGGCTGCCAGGAGGTCGAGATTGACCTCGACCGACTCGCTCGCGGCCTGCTCGAGGGTGAGCTTCCTGCCGGTTTCGGCCACCCGGTCGTCTACGAGCACGGCCTCGGTCAGGAGGTCCCACGTGGGGTTGAAGCCTATCGCGCGGGCGGTAGCCATGTTGATAGACAGCGAGGAGCCGGCGTCGAACGCCACGGGGAAATCGCCCGGGTCCTGCCCCAGGAGGATGCTCTGTACCACGAGGGCCACGCGCCTTGCCTCGCGCGTCGGGTTGAACGCCGGGGCGAGCCCCATGAGGGCCCCTTCGTTGACGCCGTTCTTGCCGGCCACGGAAAAGCTCGGCAGCTTTCTTTGCGCGATATCCTCGTAAAGCCGCTTCATTTCGGCCTGACCGTAGTTGAGGAGAGGCGTTACGAATACGGCCTCGGCGCCGGCGGGGATAGCGGCCGCAGTCGCAGCGGCGGAGCCCGAGGCGGGGACGAGCTCTATCTCGATGCCGTTTGCCGCGGCGCTCCTCCTGAGGGCTGTCTCGATACCGGGCGCGAGCTGCATTACTATGGGCATGTATATCACGGCGAGCTTTTCGAATCCCACGGCTTCCTTGAACGCGGTGAGGTCCCTGTCGAAGCTCGCCGTGCGGGATATGTAGTAGAAGTTCCTTATGCCGCTCCCGCCGTCTTCGCCGGGCGTGAGGCCGAGGAGGTTCGTGTCGATTACCCACGGGGCTATGACGGGTTTGGGAAAGCTGCTCCATCCGGAGAGCTCGGTCGAGCTGATTATGCCGAGAGCGATCACTATATCGACGGAGGGGTCCGAGAGCTGCCTTTCGAGCGCTGCC
This window harbors:
- a CDS encoding efflux RND transporter permease subunit, encoding MNIAEYSIKKSVITITLTIVCIYLGIQSFRGLPRLEDPEFTIKEAIILTPYPGATAAEVEEEVTNVIEKAVQEMGQLKRVESTSSRGLSTVKAVIKDEYDKNSLPQVWDELRRKVNDYQSQLPPGAGPSIVNDDYGDVYGVYLAITGEGYTYAELKDYADLLKRELLLVDDVKKIVLYGEQPEAVYVEMSRSKMAALEISQFDIYNALRAKNLPADAGTIDVGKEYFPINPTGEFTSVDQFGDLLISSRGGDSLVYLRDVADVRRGYKDPPRNMLRYNGKPAIGLAISTVLGGNVVTMGEQIDEKIKELEPLVPLGMELEVISLQSESVTQAINGFVVNLVEAIIIVVVVLLFAMGLRSGLIIGAVLFITICGTFVFMGMWSITLERISLGALIIALGMLVDNAIVVVDGMKIKMEQGEDAVKAAREIVGQTAMPLLGATVVAVLAFAAIGTSKDSTGEYCRSLFQVILISLMFSWVTAVTITPLMCKYFLKGKDTKGDEPARDPYAGGFFQAYKKLLVAAIRFRYITIGAVVGIFILSLIGFGFVKTMFFPTATRPQFFVEVYFPEGYRIQDTAKELEKAEEYLRGIEGVTDVTSEIGGGDPRFLLTYVPGKASPSFAVILASVEEYGVIDNIYNKAQTDLENLLPNAVVNVRKFLLGPGEGGKIQLRIYGPDRTVLRELAGAAKEILKSDPQAKAVRDEWKEKLKVVRPRLEEAQASQLGISRPDVAKVFQESFSGTTTGVYRDKAAFEGQLLPIIARAPEDERLDLDTIQSLQVWSPAAGRMIPIGQVVSGFDTETEDANIGRRDRMTMIKIHADPRTELPSELMARVKPEIEKALNVDVGKVTGKDFGPEDDPFKDFTHDVIPVRDADMLPLRGMPGYYIAWGGEAEDSARANAGLATKLPIFFGMMVLVVVFLFNSVRQPLIIWLTVPLSIIGVTAGLLIFKQPFGFMALLGLLSLSGMLIKNAIVLIDQIDSEIKSGKDKYLSVVDSGVSRLNPVMMAAATTILGMIPLLQDAFFVSMAVTIMFGLLIATVLTLVVVPVLYTMFFKIPSPSK
- a CDS encoding efflux RND transporter periplasmic adaptor subunit; translation: MRAAKNLTGMCTVLFIAALAALSACGGEEESTPEVPVVRPVKTITLGGDQGTGRSFPGKVQGSQRVNLSFRVQGPLVELPVNEGDQVKKGQLLARLDPRDYQIAYDEAYAQYVEAVADYNRYRDLYERDAVAVADLDVRRAKRDTAKARLDYAGANLDYTTLKAPYSGYIGAKYVQNYQEVRPFENILSLQDLTTVEIVIDLPENILSSVKVGDLVRLYATFRSAPGEEFPLTVKEVSAQADPRTQTYRATLSMDQPDTIRVLPGMTAQVHAEAKTNGNNNGGYFIIPAIAVVPGDGPDQYVWVVDQNDRTVRKRKVKVGSVTGEGDIEILGGLKAGDMVVVSGTAQLREGMQVTLMD
- a CDS encoding TolC family protein → MAPKALGAGIGVVFDGPSEINRRTLSTYEKEIKDLTAGEFTVTFPPDKIITADWTAGGVRAALERQLSDPSVDIVIALGIISSTELSGWSSFPKPVIAPWVIDTNLLGLTPGEDGGSGIRNFYYISRTASFDRDLTAFKEAVGFEKLAVIYMPIVMQLAPGIETALRRSAAANGIEIELVPASGSAAATAAAIPAGAEAVFVTPLLNYGQAEMKRLYEDIAQRKLPSFSVAGKNGVNEGALMGLAPAFNPTREARRVALVVQSILLGQDPGDFPVAFDAGSSLSINMATARAIGFNPTWDLLTEAVLVDDRVAETGRKLTLEQAASESVEVNLDLLAAGEFVAAGAQDVRLALAQLLPQSDIFVDNTYIDKDRAEASLGTQPQRDISVGGNLRQLIYSEKAWSNLTVQKRIQESREFTRDEIELDIIAATSIGYLNVLRAKTIENIQKENLKLSKSNLGIARIRRDIGVASPAEVYRWESRISSDRIEVVNAEAQRKNTEILVNRLLHRPQGEAFTTVETGLDDPSLLVSDPRLRKYLNTPETFRIFMDFVVSRGLVRSPAIQAINSQMEAQNRILTSTRRAFWSPTIVAFGELRQFVYEGGAGSSIDLPPGFPLDLPRTDDTDWVIQLQASFPLFTGGAKIADYRKARSELSKLTYEKESTSERVEESIRTSLNNAGASYPSIGFALDAVDAAKKNLDIVTDSYSRGVASIIDLLDAQNAALSAELNAANAVYNFLIDLMNVQRASGKFDFFTTVEDREEFFRNLEQYYETAGVDVRGE